The following proteins are co-located in the Pedobacter sp. FW305-3-2-15-E-R2A2 genome:
- a CDS encoding tail fiber domain-containing protein: MKYPLAFKGSVLGLLWCASAVTVQAQKIDESALKVNVDKIGHSTEQLKKLEPVTFKYDTKKYNFLKLPAGQQYGFLASNVQSEFPAMVYESAKSYPAGKNDSKIMRYNEVETAQLIPVLVAAIKEQQAEIELLKKEVTLLKEKSK, translated from the coding sequence ATGAAATATCCTTTAGCATTTAAAGGTTCTGTATTAGGACTTTTATGGTGTGCTTCTGCAGTAACTGTTCAGGCACAAAAAATTGACGAGAGCGCGTTAAAAGTAAATGTCGACAAGATCGGTCATTCTACCGAGCAGTTGAAAAAACTGGAACCGGTGACCTTTAAATACGATACCAAAAAATACAATTTCCTGAAACTTCCGGCGGGACAGCAGTACGGCTTTTTAGCGAGTAATGTACAATCGGAGTTCCCGGCAATGGTTTATGAAAGTGCGAAGAGCTATCCTGCAGGAAAGAACGATTCGAAGATCATGCGCTACAATGAGGTGGAAACCGCACAGCTGATTCCGGTATTGGTGGCTGCAATTAAAGAACAGCAGGCCGAGATTGAGCTGTTAAAGAAAGAAGTGACCCTCTTGAAAGAGAAATCCAAATAA
- a CDS encoding MIP/aquaporin family protein gives MTPFIAEMIGTMLLILLGDGVVANVVLKDTKGNNSGWIVITTAWALAVFVGVVVAGPYSGAHLNPAVTVALAISGAFPWAEVPGYIVAQFLGAMMGAFLVWLTHKDHFDRTEDAGAKMAVFCTGPAIRNYGINFICELVGTFVLVFTIFHITGAEIANTKQVVGLGSVGALPVALLVWVIGLSLGGTTGYAINPARDLGPRIMHLLLPIKNKAGNDWAYAWIPVVGPLTGAALAAFLHLMLK, from the coding sequence ATGACACCATTTATTGCAGAAATGATTGGTACTATGCTGCTCATTCTATTGGGCGACGGCGTAGTAGCCAATGTGGTCTTAAAAGACACAAAAGGAAATAACAGTGGCTGGATCGTGATCACGACCGCCTGGGCGCTGGCGGTATTTGTTGGGGTAGTGGTGGCGGGACCGTATAGCGGAGCGCACCTGAACCCTGCAGTAACGGTAGCATTGGCCATCAGCGGTGCTTTTCCCTGGGCAGAGGTTCCCGGATACATTGTTGCTCAGTTTTTAGGCGCAATGATGGGTGCTTTTCTGGTATGGCTTACCCATAAGGACCATTTTGACCGTACAGAAGATGCAGGCGCGAAGATGGCGGTCTTTTGCACCGGGCCGGCGATCAGAAATTACGGCATCAATTTCATTTGTGAACTGGTAGGAACCTTTGTATTGGTCTTCACTATTTTTCACATCACGGGAGCGGAAATCGCGAACACCAAACAAGTGGTAGGACTGGGGTCTGTAGGGGCTTTGCCTGTGGCACTGCTGGTTTGGGTGATTGGCCTTTCTCTGGGAGGGACGACAGGATATGCGATTAATCCGGCAAGAGACCTTGGGCCAAGGATCATGCACCTATTGCTTCCGATCAAAAACAAAGCGGGAAACGATTGGGCTTATGCCTGGATTCCGGTAGTTGGACCACTTACAGGAGCTGCACTGGCCGCATTCCTTCATTTGATGTTAAAATAA
- the glpK gene encoding glycerol kinase GlpK — MNPDQKFILSLDQGTTSSRAIIFNHDGEVVAVAQKPFEQIFPKPGWVEHDANEIWYSQSSVAAEVIAKSDLNGHNIAAIGITNQRETTIVWDKETGIPVYNAIVWQDRRTAKYCDELKEKGWSDKVKEKTGLVIDAYFSGTKVKWILDNVKGARERAENGELCFGTVDSWLVWKFTRGAMHITDVSNASRTLMFNIHTMEWDKELLELLTIPESMLPEVKQSSEIYGDTVTTLFATKIPIAGIAGDQQAALFGQMCVEEGMTKNTYGTGCFMLMNTGHKPVLSKNNLLTTVAWKIGGKVTYALEGSVFVGGAAIQWLRDGLGIIRTSAESEKLAASVEDNGGVYFVPALTGLGAPYWDQYARGAIFGITRGTTSAHITRAALEGIAFQVRDLLKSMESDSGKKSTELRVDGGAVENNALMQFQADIFGSDVIRPKVLETTALGAAYLAGLAVGYWKSVDEIKKQWAVEKKFVPEMDKEKAKELLHYWKKAVERTMNWSEE; from the coding sequence ATGAATCCAGACCAAAAATTCATACTCTCGCTAGACCAGGGCACCACGAGCTCCCGTGCCATCATTTTTAACCATGATGGGGAGGTTGTTGCGGTAGCGCAAAAGCCATTTGAACAGATTTTTCCTAAACCGGGATGGGTGGAACATGATGCGAATGAGATCTGGTACTCACAGTCGTCCGTAGCGGCAGAGGTGATCGCGAAATCAGATTTGAACGGACACAACATTGCCGCAATCGGCATCACGAATCAACGCGAAACGACGATTGTATGGGATAAAGAGACGGGAATTCCGGTTTACAATGCAATTGTATGGCAGGACAGAAGAACGGCTAAATACTGCGACGAGCTGAAGGAAAAAGGATGGTCGGATAAGGTAAAGGAAAAAACAGGATTGGTCATTGATGCCTATTTCTCCGGAACTAAGGTAAAATGGATCCTGGACAATGTGAAAGGGGCAAGGGAAAGAGCAGAAAACGGAGAACTTTGTTTCGGTACCGTAGACAGCTGGCTGGTATGGAAATTTACCCGTGGCGCGATGCACATCACCGATGTGTCTAATGCAAGCCGCACCCTGATGTTTAACATCCACACGATGGAATGGGATAAGGAATTGCTGGAACTGTTAACGATTCCGGAAAGCATGCTTCCTGAAGTGAAACAGAGTTCAGAAATCTACGGAGATACGGTTACGACACTTTTTGCCACTAAAATCCCGATTGCAGGTATTGCCGGTGATCAGCAGGCGGCACTATTCGGACAGATGTGTGTGGAGGAAGGGATGACTAAAAATACGTATGGTACAGGATGTTTCATGCTGATGAATACCGGACATAAACCTGTGCTTTCTAAAAATAACCTGCTCACTACAGTGGCCTGGAAAATTGGTGGTAAAGTCACTTATGCGCTGGAAGGTAGTGTTTTCGTAGGTGGTGCGGCAATTCAGTGGTTGCGTGATGGTCTTGGCATTATCCGGACTTCGGCAGAAAGTGAAAAGCTGGCCGCTTCAGTAGAGGACAATGGTGGGGTATATTTTGTACCGGCCTTAACTGGTTTAGGTGCACCTTATTGGGATCAGTATGCCCGTGGCGCGATCTTCGGAATTACGAGAGGTACAACTTCCGCCCACATTACCCGTGCGGCATTGGAAGGCATCGCTTTCCAGGTGCGCGACCTACTGAAAAGCATGGAATCAGACTCCGGAAAGAAATCCACAGAACTTCGTGTAGATGGTGGTGCAGTAGAAAACAATGCATTGATGCAATTCCAGGCGGATATTTTTGGCAGCGATGTAATCCGTCCTAAAGTATTGGAAACGACGGCACTTGGTGCAGCTTACCTGGCCGGACTGGCAGTAGGGTACTGGAAAAGTGTAGACGAGATCAAGAAACAATGGGCGGTGGAAAAGAAATTTGTGCCGGAGATGGACAAAGAAAAAGCGAAAGAACTGCTTCATTACTGGAAAAAAGCGGTAGAAAGGACCATGAACTGGTCGGAAGAATAA
- a CDS encoding glycerol-3-phosphate dehydrogenase/oxidase codes for MNRLQLIQNLADGTQWDVIIIGGGATGLGIAMDAATRGYKTLLVEQADYAKGTSSKATKLVHGGVRYMAQGDLGLVREACHERGLLLKNAPHLTKNETFVIPNYSWFNNVKYTIGLKFYDLLAGKLSLGASKYINKKKTIEALPSIKQEGLKGGVVYHDGQFDDSRLALNIAQTAIENGATVLNYMKVEGLLKDAKKKVNGVKVKDIETGNSYEAIGKIVINATGVYVDNILKMDKPEAPHLVRPSQGVHITLDRSFMIGENALMIPETDDGRVLFAVPWHNKLIVGTTDTLVDHAELEPRALDTEIEFILSTAGKYFVKKPLRSDVLAVFAGLRPLAAPKAEGAKTKEISRSHKIIVSDSGMITITGGKWTTFRRMAQDTLDKAIEKNFLPAKKCVTEELHIHGYVPEPNRADPLHFYGADIAGVQKLINENPALLERLVPEYPYTKAMVVWAVRNEYARRVEDVLGRRFRLLFLDVHAAVAAAPAVAEIIAEELKLDQAWVAQELQDFSKLAKTYTLV; via the coding sequence ATGAATAGACTTCAATTGATACAGAATTTAGCTGACGGTACCCAATGGGATGTGATCATCATTGGTGGCGGGGCTACAGGTTTAGGTATTGCAATGGATGCGGCCACCCGTGGTTACAAAACTTTGCTGGTAGAACAGGCGGATTATGCCAAGGGAACTTCCAGTAAGGCGACGAAACTGGTACATGGTGGTGTGCGTTATATGGCGCAGGGCGATCTTGGTTTGGTCCGTGAAGCTTGTCATGAGCGGGGATTGTTGTTGAAAAACGCACCTCACCTGACAAAAAACGAAACCTTTGTGATCCCGAACTATTCCTGGTTCAACAATGTGAAGTATACCATAGGATTAAAGTTTTACGATTTATTGGCGGGCAAGCTGAGTCTTGGCGCTTCGAAATACATCAACAAAAAGAAAACCATTGAAGCCTTACCTTCTATCAAACAGGAAGGTTTAAAAGGAGGGGTGGTTTATCATGATGGTCAGTTTGACGATTCCCGTCTGGCGCTGAACATTGCACAGACTGCGATTGAAAACGGAGCAACCGTGCTGAACTACATGAAGGTAGAAGGTTTGCTGAAAGATGCTAAAAAGAAAGTGAACGGGGTTAAAGTGAAAGATATAGAAACCGGCAACAGCTATGAGGCGATTGGAAAGATCGTGATCAATGCGACCGGTGTCTATGTAGACAATATTCTGAAAATGGACAAACCGGAAGCGCCGCATTTGGTGCGTCCGAGTCAGGGGGTGCACATCACCCTGGACCGTTCCTTTATGATCGGTGAAAATGCACTGATGATTCCGGAGACGGATGATGGCAGGGTCCTTTTTGCTGTGCCATGGCACAATAAACTGATTGTCGGTACCACAGATACTTTGGTAGATCATGCCGAACTGGAGCCAAGAGCCCTGGATACAGAGATTGAATTTATCCTTTCTACCGCAGGTAAATACTTTGTTAAAAAACCGCTTCGCTCAGATGTATTGGCTGTGTTTGCGGGCTTGCGTCCATTGGCGGCACCGAAAGCAGAAGGAGCGAAGACTAAAGAAATTTCCAGAAGTCATAAGATCATTGTTTCGGATTCCGGAATGATCACCATTACAGGAGGGAAATGGACTACTTTTCGCCGGATGGCACAGGATACGCTGGACAAGGCGATTGAAAAGAACTTCCTTCCTGCAAAAAAATGTGTAACCGAAGAACTGCACATCCATGGCTACGTGCCGGAACCAAACCGTGCCGATCCTTTACATTTTTACGGCGCTGACATCGCAGGAGTACAAAAGCTGATCAACGAAAATCCGGCCTTGCTGGAAAGATTGGTGCCGGAATATCCATATACCAAAGCCATGGTGGTATGGGCGGTTAGAAATGAATATGCCCGAAGGGTAGAAGATGTTTTAGGCCGTCGTTTCCGTTTGTTGTTCCTGGATGTACATGCCGCAGTTGCAGCAGCTCCGGCGGTTGCCGAAATCATCGCGGAAGAGTTGAAACTGGATCAGGCTTGGGTAGCGCAGGAGTTACAGGACTTTAGCAAACTGGCCAAAACGTATACGCTCGTTTAG
- a CDS encoding site-specific integrase, producing MMKTNFSLLFYLKKQKNYISGNVPIYMRITVQGKRAEIATSRDCEPGRWNARAGRVIGSKEDVKMLNVYLDQLQKSVYLAHQAVVNSGLFITAEAIKNKYLGKADSIHTLMEAIKDHNEKMKSLVGKDYVQGTLNRYKVLESHLSAFVTSKYGVTDINIRNIDQAFLNDFDHYLRSDKNCANNYVVKNIKNLGKILRLCLEKGWMEKDPFIVYKGKTKNVDRYYLNQEELSQIAAKQFISERLRQVRDVFIFCCFTGLAYVDVFQIKTGTYSKRQ from the coding sequence ATGATGAAAACTAATTTTAGCCTGCTTTTCTATCTGAAAAAGCAAAAGAACTACATCAGCGGCAACGTTCCTATCTACATGAGAATTACCGTTCAGGGCAAACGTGCGGAAATCGCAACCAGTCGGGATTGTGAACCTGGCCGATGGAATGCCAGGGCTGGGCGTGTTATTGGATCTAAAGAAGATGTTAAGATGCTGAATGTATATCTGGATCAATTGCAAAAATCTGTTTATCTTGCACATCAGGCGGTAGTTAATTCTGGTTTGTTTATTACTGCCGAAGCAATTAAAAACAAGTATCTGGGCAAAGCTGATAGCATTCATACCTTAATGGAAGCAATTAAAGATCACAATGAGAAGATGAAATCTTTGGTTGGTAAGGATTATGTTCAGGGCACTTTAAACCGCTATAAAGTATTAGAGAGCCACTTGTCAGCCTTCGTCACTTCAAAATATGGGGTAACTGATATAAACATCAGGAATATTGATCAGGCCTTTCTAAATGACTTTGACCATTATCTAAGATCTGATAAAAATTGTGCGAATAACTATGTCGTTAAAAACATCAAGAATCTGGGAAAAATCCTTCGGCTTTGTTTAGAAAAGGGTTGGATGGAAAAAGATCCATTTATCGTTTACAAGGGAAAAACAAAGAATGTTGACCGCTATTACCTCAATCAGGAAGAACTCTCCCAGATCGCAGCAAAACAGTTTATATCTGAAAGATTAAGGCAGGTACGCGACGTATTTATTTTCTGTTGCTTTACCGGATTGGCCTATGTGGATGTTTTTCAAATTAAAACAGGAACATATTCAAAAAGGCAATGA
- a CDS encoding reverse transcriptase domain-containing protein: MRDPEQVLNALCEHSKDSGYRYERLYRILFNEEMFFIAYQRKYANQGNMTPGADGRTVDRMSIDRIQKLVASLRDESYQPYPARRVYIPKKNGKKRPLGIPSFEDKLVQEVVHMILKAIYEGQFEDTSHGFRPNRSCHTALRDIKVTFKGTRWFIEGDIKGFFDNINHNVMIDILRERISDERFLRLIRKFLNAGYIENWTYNNTYSGTPQGGIISPILANIYLDKFDKYVKEYAESFNKGKARRLTSEYQRNRNQRNALRWKLEAETDENRKAELKLKMAEMRKQMLDIPATRDMDDTFRRLKYIRYADDFLIGVIGSKGEYEKIKADITTFMSEKLKLEMSEEKTLITSAQEPAKFLGYEINARRSMDHTRTQCGLQRRPWSGTIVLNLSYETVLKRLQSYNAVLITQVDRKQTLKPSSRKYMVNRQDADIMAQYNLELRGFYNYYSIADNISYWGWKFNYFMKYSMLKTLGRKHKRTVGQILEKYKDGTDVVIPYRDNKGNGKQRVWYNGGFRCKRFTDIYEDNHYDKTPNTMYLPAPTLVERLKERKCELCDVVGDLVMHHVRNINQLKDDTRWNAVMIKRHRKTLAVCHDCDALIHKSYDK, encoded by the coding sequence ATGAGAGATCCAGAGCAAGTATTAAACGCTTTATGCGAACATAGCAAAGATTCGGGTTACCGTTACGAAAGGCTTTACCGAATTCTGTTTAATGAGGAAATGTTCTTCATTGCCTATCAGCGTAAATATGCCAATCAAGGCAATATGACGCCGGGCGCCGACGGCAGAACCGTCGACAGAATGAGCATTGACCGCATTCAGAAACTTGTAGCAAGTCTGAGAGACGAATCGTATCAGCCTTATCCTGCCCGCCGGGTATATATCCCCAAAAAGAATGGAAAGAAACGCCCGCTGGGCATTCCATCTTTTGAGGATAAACTCGTGCAGGAAGTGGTACATATGATTCTGAAAGCCATCTATGAGGGGCAATTTGAAGACACGTCACATGGCTTCCGTCCCAACAGAAGCTGCCACACGGCATTAAGGGACATTAAGGTTACATTCAAGGGGACACGATGGTTCATTGAGGGCGATATCAAAGGCTTCTTTGACAATATCAACCACAATGTAATGATCGATATCCTCAGAGAACGTATCTCTGATGAACGTTTCCTTCGTTTAATCCGTAAGTTCCTGAATGCTGGCTATATTGAGAACTGGACGTACAACAACACCTACTCGGGAACACCGCAAGGCGGAATCATTAGTCCTATCCTGGCTAACATCTACCTTGACAAGTTCGACAAGTATGTAAAAGAGTATGCAGAAAGTTTCAATAAAGGCAAAGCACGTAGACTAACCAGTGAGTATCAGCGTAACCGGAATCAGAGAAATGCATTAAGATGGAAACTGGAAGCGGAAACGGATGAAAACCGCAAAGCTGAACTGAAATTGAAAATGGCCGAAATGCGTAAGCAAATGCTGGATATTCCAGCAACAAGGGACATGGATGACACGTTCAGAAGATTGAAGTACATAAGGTATGCTGATGACTTTCTCATCGGAGTAATCGGCAGCAAGGGAGAATATGAGAAAATCAAGGCTGATATTACGACTTTTATGAGTGAAAAACTCAAATTGGAAATGTCTGAAGAGAAGACTTTGATTACCAGCGCACAAGAACCCGCAAAATTCCTTGGATACGAAATCAATGCACGCCGGTCTATGGACCACACGCGTACACAATGTGGACTACAGCGCCGTCCCTGGTCAGGAACAATTGTCTTAAATTTATCTTACGAAACCGTACTTAAGCGACTTCAATCCTATAACGCTGTGCTTATCACACAAGTAGACAGGAAACAAACGCTTAAACCCTCGTCTCGCAAGTATATGGTGAATAGACAAGATGCAGATATCATGGCGCAATACAATCTTGAATTGCGGGGATTCTACAACTACTATTCCATCGCAGACAACATCAGCTATTGGGGATGGAAGTTCAATTACTTCATGAAATATAGCATGCTCAAAACGCTCGGCCGTAAGCACAAAAGAACCGTCGGACAAATACTTGAGAAGTATAAAGACGGGACGGATGTGGTCATCCCCTACAGGGATAATAAAGGCAACGGGAAACAAAGAGTGTGGTACAATGGTGGATTCAGATGTAAACGTTTCACAGATATCTACGAGGATAATCACTACGACAAGACACCCAACACCATGTATCTTCCTGCCCCCACACTTGTGGAAAGGCTCAAAGAGAGAAAGTGTGAACTATGCGATGTAGTGGGAGACCTCGTGATGCATCACGTACGTAACATCAATCAGCTTAAAGATGACACCAGATGGAATGCAGTGATGATCAAACGCCACCGTAAAACCCTCGCAGTCTGTCACGATTGTGATGCATTAATCCATAAAAGCTATGACAAGTAA
- a CDS encoding DUF4265 domain-containing protein, whose product MAEEEVKVLFQFYSNVLDQETVETMWAVTIDKEKGLYKLDSIPFYAPSVAADDIIYAEFDEDQERLTYRYTVESSGNSTVQVVILDSATETNDIRSLFDALGCSSEKAHEGYFVIDVPFALNYTSVQNKLTELQESGILDYAEPCLSEKHSIS is encoded by the coding sequence ATGGCAGAAGAAGAGGTTAAAGTACTTTTTCAATTTTACAGTAACGTGCTGGATCAGGAAACCGTTGAAACAATGTGGGCTGTAACTATTGATAAAGAGAAAGGATTGTACAAACTCGATAGTATTCCTTTTTATGCTCCCAGTGTGGCAGCCGATGATATTATATATGCAGAATTTGATGAAGATCAGGAACGGTTAACTTACAGATATACCGTAGAATCTTCTGGAAATTCTACGGTACAGGTTGTGATATTGGATTCTGCAACAGAAACTAATGACATTAGAAGCCTGTTTGATGCTTTAGGTTGTTCTAGTGAGAAAGCCCATGAAGGGTATTTTGTAATTGATGTTCCATTTGCTCTGAATTACACCTCTGTTCAAAATAAACTAACTGAATTACAAGAATCAGGCATTTTAGATTATGCAGAACCGTGTTTATCTGAAAAGCATAGCATCAGCTAA
- a CDS encoding helix-turn-helix transcriptional regulator, with the protein MSKITYNRIKSVLAEKKKTNKDLADALKIAPETVSSWCTNSAQPSIKKLFEIAVYLDVEAGDLLVSSKKA; encoded by the coding sequence ATGAGTAAAATAACTTATAACCGCATTAAGTCAGTATTGGCTGAAAAAAAGAAGACGAACAAGGATTTGGCAGATGCTTTAAAGATCGCACCTGAAACAGTTTCCAGTTGGTGTACAAATTCGGCACAGCCATCTATTAAAAAACTGTTTGAAATCGCCGTTTATTTGGACGTAGAAGCAGGTGATTTATTGGTTTCTTCCAAAAAAGCATAA